The window TTGGGGATCGGCCCGGATAAGGTGGGCCGGGTGATCATCGTGGCCAAGGCCTATACCACCAGGGTGGGCCACGGACCCTTTCCCACCGAGTTCAATGAAAAGATGTCCGGTTTCCTGCGGGCCAAGGCCGGCGACGAAGTGGGCCGGACCACCGGACGGCCCCGGCGCTGCGGCTGGTTAGATGCGGTGATGCTGAAACGGGCGGCGCAACTGAATGGGGCCGGCGAACTGGCCCTGACCAAATTAGACATACTGGACGGTTTCAAGGAAATAAAGATTGCCGCGGCCTACAGCTTTAAAGGCAAAAAAATATCCGGCTATCCCCAAAGCAGCGCCGAGCTGGCCGGGTGCCGGCCTCAATATCTGACCCTGCCAGGCTGGGACAAGCCCACCGCCGGTCTCCGAAGCTACAGCGATCTTCCAACCAACGCCAAAAAATACATCGGCGCCATCGAGAAGCTGGCCGGGGCCAAAGCCAGCATCATTTCGGTGGGCTCGGAACGGCAGGCCACCATACTTCGGGGTAAGTTTTAAATATCTTTCCGATCTGCCGGGGAACGTTATCCGCAGATTTCACAGATTTTCGCAGATTTATCCAGGCCCATTAAAAGCATAATGAAAAAATTTGTCTAATCTGTTAATCTGCGGATAGTAAATCAAACCAAACCAACTGTTTTTTTGCTTGACCAGAGCCTTGTTTTTATAGTAAAATTAATAGTTTGCGATAAAGCGCAACAAAATGGGCCAGTAGCTCAGTCGGTAGAGCACCGCCCTTTTAAGGCGGGAGTCATGAGTTCGAATCTCATCTGGCTCACCAGGAAACATAACCATAAAATTGGGAGGGCATCTATTATGGCTCCGACCGATGTTTTGAAGAAGGTGTGTCTTTTCAAGTATCTATCGTTCACCGAGCTGGAGGCCCTGCAGGACCGGCTGGAAAAAAGGGCGGCGCCCAAGGGCGAAAAGATATTCAACGAGGGCAGCCAGGGCAACGAGATGTATTTGATCACCAAAGGCGAGGTGGAGATCTCCATCTCCCGCAACGAGTCCAAGCTGGTTTTGGCCGAACTGCAGGAAAGCTCGTTCTTCGGCGAGATGTCCATTATCACCGACAAGCCCCGCACCGCCACCGCCGTGGCCCTGGTGGATTCCGACATTTATGTTTTGACCAAGGAGGAATTTCAGCGGCTGCTGGTGAAGGAGCCCCTACTTTCGGCCCGGATACTGCTGGCCATCGCCGAGATTCTGTGCGACCGCATCCAGTCCACCAACGAGAACCTGGAAACCTATTTCCTGATCAACCGGGCTATTGTGGACAACGAGCAGTTCCGCCGGCTGTATATCCAAAGCCATTTAAAGGCCTGATTTTCTCCGGACGCTTATTAACGTTTACCCCGTTTACCCCGCTGTAGCGGTGGCCAACCTGCCCGCGGGCTGTAGCCTGCCTTCGCCGAAGCGGATGTTCGGGGCTCCACGCCTGTGCGCTGAAGCGCTTCGGCGCGCAAGCGCGCAGGCAGGCCCTTCGGCGGGCGTAGGCCTGTCCGCCGCAGCCTTGGCGTAGGTGGGAGCTTTAGCGCAGGGGGAAGGCGGCGGCAGATTTTGAAGGATCAGCTCGGATCATCAGATCACTGGTCCCCAAAATCAATTCCCAATAATCAAGTTCTGTCCCCATCGACTAGCGGTTTAGGTCACCACCCTTTCACGGTGGCGGCACGGGTTCGAATCCCGTTGGGGACGCCATTTGGTGTGTTTGGCAAGCAGCAGTTCACTTCGGTAAACTCAGTGCAACACTTCGGTAGCAAAACAAAAATTATTCTCAGTACAGGCTTACTCATGGCAGGCCCATTTTTTGTTTGATGCCTAACCCGTGCCAAAACCATATAAAAATATTGCATTTTTTTAAAAAAACCCTTGACAAACCAGGGTATAAATTGGTAATATTATAAGAATGTAAAAATCCTTTATATACCTTTTGCATAGCCATACCTTTATTAATACAAAATCAAATGCGAACGTAGGAGGTGATAAGCCCTTAAATATTCGCAAAAGGGGTTTTTATTTAAAGCCAGCAATCAACTAAAAAAGGCGGCTGAAACAACGCCTTGAAGAAACCTAAAAAACAAAAACAAACAAATTAACTAAAACAGGAGGAAAACCCAAATGAAGCGAATCTTCGCAGTCTTCGCAACGTTAGCCTTGATGGCCGGAATGGCCATGGCCCAGCCGTCAATGTACGGCAGCTACGGGCTGGTCCGTACTATTTCCCCGGAAAATGCCGGCGCCATGAATTTCGGCATCGGCGTCCACGGTTTCTTGTCCATGAAGGAAGTGGAGACCACTACATCCTGGAGGAACATTGAACTGTATCCCAAGGGATACTTTGCCGTCAGCGATATGCTGGAGTTCTCGCTATCCCCGGCTTACCGGATGTTTCAGACAACCATCAGCGACAGCTCGGTGTCGGATAACGGCTCGCTGGACACCCGGATCGGCCTGAAGGCCTCGTTCAAGCTGGGCGAAAGCTTTGACCTGGGAACTTATTTGGGCTATGATTACAGGTATAGCAAAAAATTCAGCGGAAAATATGCCTGGGTCGATAATGCCTGGAAGTTAAAATCTACGGATACTTTATATTCTCCCATTGGCACGTTTCATTTCCTTTTGATCCCCGGGTTCCAGGCCGACAAGTTCAAGGCTCATCTTAACGTCGGCGTGGCCTATGATTTGGATAAAGTACATGGCACAGGAGCTGATTCATTAACTGCCGTGGCAGTTTATCCCCAAAAGACCATTCCGTTCGGCTTGGGCCTGTCCTACGATGCCGGCATGATGACACCCTTCCTGGAAGTTACCGGCAGCCATGTGATGGATGACACCAAATACGGTAAAATAACCGGGTACGATACCCTGACCTCTACGCCGATCTACGGCGAGACCGTAACCCGCGGCCTGATGAACAACCCCCTGTGGGTGACCGCCGGTGCCCGCTTCGCCTTCGGCGATGTCAAGCTGGACGTCGGCGGCGAGTATAATTTGCAGACCAAGGACTCCACTTTGCCGGATTTGGACCGCGAGCTTGACTGGCAGGTATTCCTGGGCCTGGCCTATGCCCCGACCAAGGCCGCCGGTCCCAAGGTTCCCCCGACCGCCCTCCTTACCGGCAAGGTCACCGATGCCAAGGGCAAGGGCCTGGCTGCCACAGTTACCGCCGGCGGCTTAACCGCCAACACCGACCCGGCCACCGGCGACTACACTCTGGCCGGCCTGCCGATCACCAAGGCCCCGATAGAGATCAAGACCGACGCCAAGCTGTACATTGCCAAGAGCGGCTCGGTGATCCTGACCAAGAAGAACAAGAAGACCCCGGCCGTCCAGGATTTCGCCTTAGAGCTTAAGCCCATCCCGATGGGCGCCGCCAAGGGCCTGGTCAAGGACGCCGTCACCCTCGCCCCGGTTGAGGCCAGCATAGCCTTTGCCGGACCCAAGGCCGAGACCGCCAAGGTCGTAGCCGGAGCCTACAATGTCAACCTGCAGGTCGGCAACTATGCCGCCACCGTCACTGCGGTCGGCTATTTTGACAAAACGGCCACCATCGCCATCGCCGAGAAAGGCGCCGCCCTGAATGACTTCACCATGCTGAAGAAGGGCGCCGTGCTTCCGGTGGAGGTCGTCTGGACCGCTGCCAACAAGGCCATGATCAAGACCGTCAACGTCGAAGCCCTGGTTAAGATGCTTCAGGACAATCCCAAAGCCAAGGTTGTCATCACCGCCTATGTTGACAGGGTCGGCGGCAAGAAGATGAACCAGAAGCTGGCCACTGCCCGGGCCGATGCCATCCGGGCCGAGCTGGTCAAAGCCGCCATCGACGTCGCCCGCATCACCACCGTTGGCCAGCTGCCCGTGGTCGCCAGCAAGACCAATGCTCTGAGAGCTGCCAACACCAAGGTTGAAGTTTCCTTCGTAGAATAAACAGGCTTAATAACCGGAGCTTATCGCAAGTAAAAAAGCCCCCCGCCTAAGGCGGGGGGCTTTTTGCTTTATGACGGGTAACGGTCACTGCGAGAGGGGCCGGATGGTGGTAGACGAAGCAGTCCATGTGTTTTGTTTTTTAGTCAGATTACTTCACTTCGTTAGCCATTCAAGATGTCATACTCAGTGCAGGCTCTTGCTGGGGTGTCTGGCTCGTAATGACGTGATCAGTTTCCCTTGAACCGGCGCTGCTTCTTGGCCTGCTGCCACAGGGCTTCCAAGCCTTCCAAACTGCTCTGCTTGAAAGTTTTTCCGGTCTTGGCCAGCTGCTGCTCGATGTATTTGAACCGCCGAGTAAATTTCTCCGAGGTCTGTCTTAAGGCATCCTCGGGGTCGATCTTTAAAAACCGGGACAGGTTGACCAAGGTAAAAAGGATGTCGCCCAGCTCGTCCTGGATTTCCTTCTTGTTGCCCTTGTTGTAGGCCCGGGAGAATTCTCCCAGTTCCTCCTCCAGTTTGGCAAACGCGCCGTCGATGCGCTCCCAGTCAAAACCCAGCCGGGCGGCCTTGTCCTGGATCCGGTGCGCTTTAAGCAGGGCCGGCAAGCGGCGGGGGATGCCGTCCAGGGCCGAGCGCCGGACGTTTTTCTTTTCCTGATACTTTATCTCCTCCCAGTTCATCAACACTTCCTTGGCGTCTCTGGCATGGGTCTGGCCGAAAACATGGGGGTGGCGACGCTTCATCTTTTCCGCGTGGCCTAAGACCACCTGGTCAATGTCAAAGCGTTGTTCCTCGGCCGCCATCTGGGAATGGAAGATTATCTGGCCCAAAAGGTCGCCCAGCTCCTCCTTCATTTTCTCCGGATCGTTCTCGTCTATGGCCTCGATCACCTCGTAGGCTTCTTCGATCAAATAGGGCTTGAGGCTTTTATGGCTTTGCACCCGGTCCCAGGGACAGCCGCCCGGAGCCCTTAAGCGGGCGAAGATGTCAACCAGATCGTAGAACGGTTTGCCTTTAGACAGTTTGCCGTTGGGCCGTTTGCGGTTTGTTTTAGTTTTATTTTTGATCGGCATTGTTGGTTTGAAAATCTTTTAGTATGGTGTTCATGTTGTCTTTACCAAGATGGTCGCATTTATTGATGATCAAGGGAATGAGTTCTTTATATTTATCAACCATTGGATTGATTGTAAAACCAAAATTTTTATTTGTGGCAAAGTAGGCACCCTTTGCAGTTTTCATATTAATAAAACCCCGTTTCAATCTTATTCTACTTATATCTTGCCAAGGGATACCCCTTTTATCTTGCATAGAATAAAACTCTAGTCCTTCTGAGGTTACAAGTATCTGCCGAAATTTCTTGCTTCGCAAATCATATAAATTAAAAAACATTACAAATGACGGTATGAACATTATCAAACTCTGGCTGTAGTAAGCGAACAAAAGCACAAATGCAGTTAAACCCACCCAAATATTAAATTTACCCATGTTTATTCGATACAATATCCCAGTCTCAGGTGCTGGCAATGTGGTTTTTAATTGAAAAGATAACAGAATAAGTATTTGGGTTCCGATGAAGGGGCCACATAGAATTATTTGAAAAAGAAAAAAGGCACCCAATATTTTCGGATCATCAGTCTTCTCGAAAATAAAAGGAAAGAAATGAAATGCGAGAAAAGTTGTAAAACCGGCAATATTAAAATTTAACATCTGGATCGGTCTGGCAGTCTTGGTAAAATACAGTAATCCGGTAAT is drawn from candidate division TA06 bacterium and contains these coding sequences:
- a CDS encoding cyclic nucleotide-binding domain-containing protein, with the protein product MAPTDVLKKVCLFKYLSFTELEALQDRLEKRAAPKGEKIFNEGSQGNEMYLITKGEVEISISRNESKLVLAELQESSFFGEMSIITDKPRTATAVALVDSDIYVLTKEEFQRLLVKEPLLSARILLAIAEILCDRIQSTNENLETYFLINRAIVDNEQFRRLYIQSHLKA
- a CDS encoding OmpA family protein, which produces MKRIFAVFATLALMAGMAMAQPSMYGSYGLVRTISPENAGAMNFGIGVHGFLSMKEVETTTSWRNIELYPKGYFAVSDMLEFSLSPAYRMFQTTISDSSVSDNGSLDTRIGLKASFKLGESFDLGTYLGYDYRYSKKFSGKYAWVDNAWKLKSTDTLYSPIGTFHFLLIPGFQADKFKAHLNVGVAYDLDKVHGTGADSLTAVAVYPQKTIPFGLGLSYDAGMMTPFLEVTGSHVMDDTKYGKITGYDTLTSTPIYGETVTRGLMNNPLWVTAGARFAFGDVKLDVGGEYNLQTKDSTLPDLDRELDWQVFLGLAYAPTKAAGPKVPPTALLTGKVTDAKGKGLAATVTAGGLTANTDPATGDYTLAGLPITKAPIEIKTDAKLYIAKSGSVILTKKNKKTPAVQDFALELKPIPMGAAKGLVKDAVTLAPVEASIAFAGPKAETAKVVAGAYNVNLQVGNYAATVTAVGYFDKTATIAIAEKGAALNDFTMLKKGAVLPVEVVWTAANKAMIKTVNVEALVKMLQDNPKAKVVITAYVDRVGGKKMNQKLATARADAIRAELVKAAIDVARITTVGQLPVVASKTNALRAANTKVEVSFVE
- the mazG gene encoding nucleoside triphosphate pyrophosphohydrolase, which produces MPIKNKTKTNRKRPNGKLSKGKPFYDLVDIFARLRAPGGCPWDRVQSHKSLKPYLIEEAYEVIEAIDENDPEKMKEELGDLLGQIIFHSQMAAEEQRFDIDQVVLGHAEKMKRRHPHVFGQTHARDAKEVLMNWEEIKYQEKKNVRRSALDGIPRRLPALLKAHRIQDKAARLGFDWERIDGAFAKLEEELGEFSRAYNKGNKKEIQDELGDILFTLVNLSRFLKIDPEDALRQTSEKFTRRFKYIEQQLAKTGKTFKQSSLEGLEALWQQAKKQRRFKGN